The following nucleotide sequence is from Sander vitreus isolate 19-12246 chromosome 3, sanVit1, whole genome shotgun sequence.
TCCTTCTGTTAATCTCTGTTTTTCCTTTATAACTTGCTTTGTCTTGCGAGatgatttttttctgcagttaCATTCAGGGATCTGTCCCTTTCCTAGCTCTAATGGCAAGCATAGCCGTTTCAGCAGCTAGCAGTTTCGGTTTCTTCTGAACCAGAAACAGGCGGAATGTTGCCTTTCCAAGGAGTTTCACTTGTCAGATATCTTCAGTATCCTTCACTGATGTGGATTCTTTAACTTTATTACCTCGTCATAGTATTTGTGGAGATATAACACACGCAGACATGGAGCCAAGGTGAGTGCCGTTTTTGCTTCGTAGTTCAGAACAGATACAGATAAGCCCAAGGTGAGAGTGGCCCATCCCATTACCGTATTTACTCTAGTACTGATACTATCATTACCATACTGTATAAACTACTAcaaatgctaatgccagtattttctccttttgaaatttccggcctgtggccctttgctgcttttcatcccccatctctctcccacctttcctgtctatccactgtcactatcaaaaaGAAATTTCCGTTCTGTgatggaatttctttttttggcctgtgtgttgttatcaactgcccagtttgacagccaggccgggttgccagatatacctgttaaaaacgtaaacccagctcgctacagctgtaacgttggtaccgccatgaaagcagcaaacaaacaaacaaacaggatcaacagagatagattctacccgacctaaaaaaaactgcatgtttcAAACAGTTCCGTGACCAGAGACGCAACAAACcccaggtaaatattggagatgtatttgaaagatggagacagcttagagcccaaaaggacaccAAGTTGGCtcatttcctcctgaacaggtaagcattagcttcaggctaatttatcacggctacaagggactagggttgggtaccgtttcgATTTTTAcaattccgatgccgaaccggtacttttaaaacgattccgattcctaaccgAGTCCTAAACCGattcaaagaaaggctctttttttaaaatagaaaattatttaaattcaacaatatattaatgttttaaagtacttaaatatataataagtaaacctaagtcacctaacacataactacaataatttaacaaataacagttacactattaacaagtaacaacaaaatgaatgttgttgagttggtatgccaaccagcttcaaactttagcagtctttttttgcagaaaaatgaccatatttgccttctctggcaagatacAACACCTCTCCTGATgtatggcatgtcctgcacaggagaaaactctttcagatggtgtccaagaggcctgtacacacaggtatgagtttgaaagggcagacaatttggggaggctgtcccgcttcccccaccaccaggctacagggttggcagagcaagtgtaatatgtttactagtgatcacgtgcagtgaatggtttaTATGCTTTCACGtctgttttggtgagcccagagggaaaatatggcattttaaaagtaccctacatttacgatagctatctcacggtagactacagagaaaatgtgatatttttacgtccttTTTGGAGCATGTACAAAAAGCcatctatcagcagtgattgcatgtcggagaatagcacggacacgcgcttcacaccgcgagcgggcatGTGCGCCACTCGGTGGaacagggagaaagaaaaaagagtctgctgctgtctggagcgacagagggaaaatagtTCAGTTGGAACTGATATGAGGAACCAAAATTTGcattctaatccggtccgaatactaccgtttgcgtaggaacTTAGTAGGTTTCGGTGTCCAAccctacaagggacgggcattttatgtaatttcaacatttgtgtacctacattgaattatatagtacccgagttggttactcgcaaaaacaattgagacacagccagtgaagtgattACGACTGTTCCTGGCTAACGccaccatgctaaccctgctaactgctcgCTAACGTTACTgaaggaccaggcaagcgggccacggctgtttacaatgtgtagcctgtgagttattttaagctaAGAGAGGGGGACTGTAAATCGGCAGTGTGTTTAgtgattgttgccgtaattctaaaccaataaagtgtgttcaatcGGGTTGAGAGGATGGCAAGGTAGTGTTGTTTTTAGAGGTTCTCACCGTAATTCTAAGTCagggaagtgtgtctgtccgtcgagtggagaggacggcgacgctgttgtgttttagcggttcctaccgtaattctaagccgaaagagtgtgcctgtcagttgggtacagagctccccgtgagcatgggcttttatgactgtcaatatagctagcatctaacgttagctactccgctgtgctgtgaagtaatgtctggctatgtgagacaaacATCTAGCAACATTGCTGtagatgctgcggtctcagcctggcaacctctgtgaacttcgagtctagggaggagggggcgggggagacaacTCTCCAGTATTtagaatttgtactgcagtaactattttaaacactaggtgttagtattacatattgcacctttaacaaaaacatctaTTTTATTGGTGTGAAGTCCGACTCGACAAGCTttcatacatgcacacaaacacagacaatattccccctaaaaaaaatataataaaattatattataataaattgATTAATGTATGATTAGGTGAATAAGTGCCACATTACTTAAATCAtgcctacatgtgtgctgacttaGCTGAGATACTGTAACATTAAATGAGAAGTTATATTCCATTAagtttttgtatttaaagtgcccacattatgaaaaaatcacttttttctgggatttggggtgttatgttgtgtctctggtgcttccacacgcatacaaactttgaaaaaaaaacatccatgctgttttgagtgagatatgggTTTATGAATGTGTCCTgacttcagtctccgggtgggctttctacgtaactagccgaaacgagggtgCTAGCATGCtgaccgttagcatgctagcgctagcatgctagctcgttctcaatggcaaaacactgctacaacacacacaaattcaccctaatctacaaaataaattgtataaaaCTACTTACAtaccctgttctgcaggtattccacgcaaagttggaagtgcgccctcatttaaaataagtctcccagctaatcctgccttgtacaggccgaagttgaagaaaatgatagctagcaattgtgagcttacctagctactacgcatgtgcgactgccaacaaagatcttacagaagttgagaggtctcactctgtagctaaaacagagacctgacacagtgtgaaaagaggatctgcagcaatgggcagtacaacaaaaatatggtgttttttgaaaattaattaAGATACaagatacaatctcaaattacaattatgaacctgaaaatgagcataatatggccactttaaaactGTCACCTgtgttttcctttacataaatatgacgtttccaccataaattggtgaaGACAAATTCACCACAaggcaggaaattaagtgtaaAACGCTGAACATTTTCTGGTGAAAGTCCCCCAGACCCCCTTGCTTCATATGCGTACCAATATTGAAACGAAGCCTACCACACTATAGACCATAGGCTGTTATTTCAACCAGCAACCTTTTGGGCTACTAGTGTGTTGCCCATCTATGATTTCTACCAGCCCAGCCTAATAAAGCAGGCTAAAAGTGGCACtgaaaccatagactgtataatattaatggacaaagcatccggttcggcgaagtgctgcaaatgcggaagtgccttaaacctgcattctatctgaattccagcagggggcgacacgtgcggttgcaaaaggaggtctgtttctgtagaagtctatgagaaagtgacccacttctacacttgatttattacctcagtaaacattttcataatgagttttacggtctcaatcgctagttttaagtcttctgcaacacagaatgatgttcatttttttaattatggtcttgttgattttaaaatcagcaATAAAGCAGGGgctgttttagggcgtggctatgatgtgattgccagttaaagtgtaacggcaaactcaacgACTAATAGCAGATTACCAATGGTTTGTGGAGatcatgctctgtccattaatattatacagtctatggctgaaACACACCATTATGTATGTAACAAAGTTGGTTTAAGAAGCAGTCATGCACATTGTTGTTTTCTGATAGTGTAGATATTTATTTCCCTACACATTTCTTGCACttttgaaatgtacattttaaaaacctATGAAGGATTTGCCATTGCCCTCTTTGAAATGTTCTCATTAATAATGAACTAATTTAAAGAAATCTACTtgaaattcaattttatttatggtGTCAAAttataacagaagttatctcagaacactttacagatagagtaggtctagaccacactttatAATTAACAAAGAACCAACAACTCCCCCCAAAAGCATTAACATAGCTGTGCACTTGAtttgtttaagtttttttttaaacattgccATAGCAATGTGTACTCCTACAGTTCAATTCATTTGAAATTTTATGTAAAATTGTATGATTCAGGTATCGAAATCAGAACTGAGAAAAATGGATCCGTGCATCTCCAATCAAAATATGCTCATTTGGTGCAAGTCTGAATTTTTGTCTGGTGCCACCATCAGGCCAAATTTTCCACTTTATacaaaagaaatatatttttctgaCTACCACAAAACATACATTCATGTTATTGAAAGGATGAACCCTTTACATTTATAACACTATGACAGTCCCTTTACCCCCACCTTAAGAAAACCTCTACCTTTTTATCGTCACTAATAGCAAGGCTATTAGAACAGCcaaaccatgttttttttttttttttatatatcaacATGTAGGTTTCATTATGTAGGTTATAATGGACACTGCAATGGCAGTGTAATTATAGAAAGTGAGTATTAGACGGAAGAGCTGCTTCCATACCTcacagtacaaacaaaacattgtcCCGTGACTATTAGTCACAGTTACCAGTCATAGCatacttgttttgttgttagcttctgtgtgtgttaaCAGGGCACTTGTGGAGGCCTTTTGGTGCTTTAGATTTGAGAATTTGCTTCTTATAATTTGTCTGTGATGGGCTTCCCTGGCCCAGGCCATTCCCATCATACCAGTTCTGTCTGAGCGTTGACGTTGTGGAGCAACCATCCTTGTTTCTTGTCTATGCTTAGCAGCTAGCTCTGGGAACTGCTGGGTGTATAGACGGTCTGTGTACTGCAATTCTGGAGTTATAAgtctttgacattttattttggtttgtctgtctatgtgtgggTTTAGGTTATAGCCCTGAATTACAGCTGCTCCATACTGGAACGGCTTTAGCCCGGCATCTTTAATCTGGGACGGGTCGACTGCCCCGCCATCTTTCAGGCAGCTGTTTGCTAGCTTGGCCTGTAGCTCTCTCAACTGAGATACTTCCCTCTTTATCTGCTCTTGCCCAACGAGACTATCCACCTTGTGCCAGAAGGTGGTGTTAAAGTGCAGGTAGATCCTCCAGTCCAAAGCATTCCACCTCTTGATTTTCTCTGCAGTGTTTGGTAAAAGTGGGTGACGAGTTTGTTCACTGCGACCGTTGAGCTTAAAGGAAACCACGTCTTCCAGGGACCAGCAGAGGGCATGCTTGAGCAAGATCATGGACTCATCAAAGTATTCAGAAATAAGAATAAGGTGGAAGTCCCGCTCAATGGCTGCAATAGCCATGCTGGCTCTCTCCTCCAGGTCTTCAGTATCAGCTGCAGCATTGTTGTCAAAGCCAAAGTCGAAAGCCAGGATATTATGAGCGTAGTGGTTGTTTTTCACTGATGAGTTGTAGTTTCTCCAGCTGTCTAAAAAGCTGTCCAGGCTGTGAGTCTTGTGGAAGGCTGGGATGCTCTTGTAGTAGATAAAGATGGACTCCATCATGGCCACAGGATGCCTCAAGATGGAAAAGTAGAAGGTATCCTCAGGCATCACTTTTGCCACCTGGGACATAACATATGAAAAACAAATAGTTTGAGTGGGTAAGTGCTCCGGTATTTAAGACTACTTTGGACAAAAAAGGGTAAAAGTGGTTCCAGCTGTCATTACTAATTTATATTGTACCATACCATATGTTGGGCCCATACCTTAAGTGGGGAACTTGTCATATGTACCTAAAATACAGCACACCCAGCCCCCACATGGAAGCTTTTGGACTTCACTGAGGTTGCCTAAATGAGGCCCAAATACCAGTCCATCACTCACTAAAGAGGGTTCCACATAGACATGTTGGCAGGACTATCTGTAATCTGGCTACTCAGGTCTCTTTTGTTTCTCTACAACCCTTTGACAATCACTGTTACAGGTAATCACCAAGCCAGTATGTCCATTGGGGCCCCTCAAGGCTGAGTAATGCATTACCATTAAACCCCATTAGGGCAACCTTAATTTGGACCCATTCAAAATAATTTGACACATTAAAAGTACAGTAGGGGCTCCACTAATGTGTCTCCAACATGTGTTGGGCTGCAAGTCAAATTCAAACACGGGACGTTGCCAAGGACTTAGCCTACATGGAGCCCACACTCTACCCGGTGCTAGAGGTCGCTCCTGTTCCTATATTTTTTGTTATGAATTACAGACACTGTACAggagttttttattttgcttaatTGTAACTTGCTTCTAATAGCGATGGCCAAATTAAGCATTATAAAGCTTCGTGAACCGTTTTATTTTCTGAGGCCACTAGATGGAGCTCTTGGATTCAAGAAAATGGCTCACAGAATGGCAATGCAGTGTGATTTAACCCTTTGTTGgctcttactctttaacagaaaggtcgacctccttagaaatccttaccataatgttgtcagacacttagaatattaatctgagcctgtcagtggcaaaatgagcacttttgtgaacctacatacaagctgcacaattacccttttaacttacattgtagcttgttttgccgttGCCAACTGTAGCGATTTTGCTTAATACTGGATACACCATCAAAATGTCAAAGAGTGTTGTTcttatcagtcacttagacacaaaaacataggaaaatagggtccaggtaaaaaaaaaaaaacgtttttcaaTTTAGTTGACTACCATATTCATAAAAATGATATTAACTGGAATAATTGAGCAGTTGACAAAATGTGTTTCCAAAAGGCATCATATTTCATCCGGGTGTTATTCCAGACCCACACAGTTTCATCGTACCCACATTTCACAATTTGTTTCCACATTTAGCCCATATGAAGTCCATGtggacatgtactgtatacaggGCTATAAATTCATACATATTAGTACAAAACAGGGTACAACTACCCAACTTTTACATTCTCTGATGAAGCTCACCTCAGATTTTGCAAACCTCATGTGGTTGCACATGATGTGGAACTCCCTTACACTTCGGCTGCTGACACCTTCCACAAAATGTGAAGCAAAGAAGAATGGGTAAAACAACTGGCTGTGTTTGTTCAGAGGTAGGGCAAAGGTCAAGTTCCTGCTTTCACCATAGCGATACAGGATATTTAAGATGGTACTGCTTGCTGTTTTGTGTGTCTTGAGAAAAAGAATGTGATACTTTGGGTGGCAGGTAGATTTCATATGAACACTGTTGATGTGAGCCTTTAAAAAACTTGATGGAGTGGGAGTGTCTGCAGTTAAACCTTTTCTAGTACTGCCTAGAAGTCCAAGGCTTGTTACATGTTTAGGTAGAAGCAGCGTCACAAGTGAAACTTTTCTTGCCTCCATCTGAGAGCCTGTAGCAAGGTTATCCACATGTCTTGACTGGATATAAGCCGATTGCTTTTGATATCCCTCATTTTGATGATGACGATCTGcagttctgtctgtctgtagtgaCCTCAGGTCTGTCTTTACTGCCTGTGAAGACTCAGAATGGACGATTTCCCAGACATtttgtgcagtagaaaacaGGTGCTGTTCGTTGACAGTCAATCTCAGATGTGGGAGTCCTGTCAGCTTGTCATTCCTGGGAAAAGtcattgaaatattttacaACATAGTTTTTTTAGGTCCTCAAATACTCATTAAACCAGCAAATTAACTATTATCTTGTTATCGTGTTAGGTTGTCATGTGAATTAGAATGTTGCTTAAAGATAACACAAAAAAGATGATATATTATAAACGTAAAGTCCTGACAAGGATTGAAGGATTTCCTGTGATTATGAATTCTTGACTTGCCCTGAATACATCACTCCAAAGATTCCTGGGATTTCTCGccctaaaaaaaatgtgattttaaacacaaaactgtgaATAATTTATCATACAATGATGAAGGAACATTTGGGAAAATCTGTTGCATGTAGCcgttctgtttctgtttcattggattttgaaattaaaaagaaTGAATTTCTAGCACTAAATATTTATGCATTGAAATTATGTATCTGTATTTTTTTGCCTCTAAAATTTTACTCTTCAAATTTTCAACAACAAATTCTCACCTCTATTTTTCTAAGTTCATGAATTGAGAATCCAAAATTCAACATAACTCAAAAATTCAAATATTCAATATACCAAAGTCAGACGCAAAATACAATGTATGTAAATTCAACTAATATATTTTCAACTTCCTCAAATTCAACAGGCCAAATTCAGCTGATAAATGTAATGATTAGAGAGAAATCAACGGTGTACAGTTTGAAATTgatggccaattgcacatttgctccgaTGTTGTCGGACGTGAGAAGCTccagtctgacgtgacagccaGCTGGTGGTGGCCGGGATCGCTCACTCCCTGGCCGACCAGTGATGCTCACAGACCTTGCTGTCTGCTGGAAGTCTATCAATGGACAAAATAACGAAACACAATTATCCATTATAAGATAAATGGCAACCTGTTGTTATCTGCCTTTCGCAAAAGCTCCACAAGCGATTGTGGGTGTAACTTTTAACGAGCTGGtcggctgagagagagacacacacacacaggcgagGGAGAGCAGAGAGATATGTCTCTCTTtaacatacttttatttaacaagggttgtaaaaaaaaatctgctcaaactttttttattgacatGAACAAAACAGTTATTTTTAAGAGTCGTGTCATTCAGGTCTGATAATGCCTCTCTGAACACTGGTCTGTCCTACAGGTGTACATTAGTGTTATgtggaaatatattttttttatatagcctAGCAGTGCACTTATAGCCTACATGCCCAGAGGCAACAGATGGGAATTATCTTTACATCTGGCGCAATACATTTATTGTTCCTGTTTTATGCCAATGAATGAAAATTATAAGCTttggtgtctccccttaaaggacaattccaggcgcaaaacgaacctaggggtaaataacagatgtgtacccactcgatcgctctgagacatgttttcatgctaatcgaatgtgtttgtagcttgaaagaagctagcgcggaccgctgattatcttacaacgctagtattcggggcacagggaaagtaaaaacaattagctattttgtaccactaaaaaggctcaaaatatcaccaaacttcaacggtagcataatgaggatccctaaatgttaactgaagcattgagaacattgtaagtgtacagatatattgagcaaattgcttttgattttagtttgcatcgccagctgtaagtcatgactggttttcaagacggcggccgcatgtaaacatgaacgcgagtgtctttataatctctcttttcaataaactgtctgtacatttacaaagttctcaatgcttcggttaacatttagggaccctcgttaggctaccgttgaagtgtggtgatattttgagcctttttagtggtacaaaattgcgatttgtttttactttccctgtgccccgaatattagcgttgtaagctaatcagcggtctgcgctagcttctttcaagctacaaacacatttgattagcatgaaaacatgtcccagagaatgatcgagtgggtacacatctgttattaatcccctaggttcattttgcgctgatttgtcctttaagtctAAATAACATATGCCATAATTTATTATTTGCACATAGGCTATGTTAAAGAGAGACCTATCTCTCTGCCCTTTCAGGCGCTGCTACTCCTCTGACTCCTGCTCTGGCTGCTCAGCGAGCTCAGTAAATGTTATGCCGCAATTGCTTGTGGAGCTTTTTAACTCGAAAGGCAGCTAACCACAGGTTGCTGTTTATCTTCTaatcagtgttgggagtaacgtgttacaaaaagtaacgcaattacagtaatgtattcctttttgttgtaaacgcagtaatataatgcattactaattaaattttggtaatattatactcgttacaatctcagtTGTACTGCtgagttacaacgcattttaacgcaacatttagtttagaattcaccaacaccgcaaaacatttcttcacaggagaaaaaaaagccattagtgttatttcctgttgctgtattcgatggttgagatgactgcagagacagatacatttgcgagatggtcattattttttttaggagttattacgctgcgtt
It contains:
- the gal3st2 gene encoding galactose-3-O-sulfotransferase 2; protein product: MLSPPRRWIRDQCPSAVTSCVRRGVCSRRHSLWILLILLVVCIAIQTFVAHQARNDKLTGLPHLRLTVNEQHLFSTAQNVWEIVHSESSQAVKTDLRSLQTDRTADRHHQNEGYQKQSAYIQSRHVDNLATGSQMEARKVSLVTLLLPKHVTSLGLLGSTRKGLTADTPTPSSFLKAHINSVHMKSTCHPKYHILFLKTHKTASSTILNILYRYGESRNLTFALPLNKHSQLFYPFFFASHFVEGVSSRSVREFHIMCNHMRFAKSEVAKVMPEDTFYFSILRHPVAMMESIFIYYKSIPAFHKTHSLDSFLDSWRNYNSSVKNNHYAHNILAFDFGFDNNAAADTEDLEERASMAIAAIERDFHLILISEYFDESMILLKHALCWSLEDVVSFKLNGRSEQTRHPLLPNTAEKIKRWNALDWRIYLHFNTTFWHKVDSLVGQEQIKREVSQLRELQAKLANSCLKDGGAVDPSQIKDAGLKPFQYGAAVIQGYNLNPHIDRQTKIKCQRLITPELQYTDRLYTQQFPELAAKHRQETRMVAPQRQRSDRTGMMGMAWAREAHHRQIIRSKFSNLKHQKASTSALLTHTEANNKTSML